A region of the Thermoleophilaceae bacterium genome:
CTCGGCCCAGGTGAGGTCGCGGCCGACGTAGCGGGGCTGCTGGAGCGGCCAGTCCTCGGCGATCCAGCGGGGCACGAGGTCGTCGAGGGCGCGCTCGACGTCGCTGCCGACGAGCCGGTCGACGACCCACCACGAGATCTCGGCGTCGGCACCGGGCTTCTCGGGCGGGTCGATGTAGACGCACCCGAGCAGCGCCGTCTCGTCGGCGTCGAACAGCGCGTAGTTGAACGACTCGTGGGTCTCCATCTCGGCGGCGTGGCGGGCCAGGTCCTCGCGGTCCTGCTCGTGGCTCATGTGCGCCGGCGGCCAGCCCCACGCCTCGCCGTACTTCTCCCACAGGCGCTCGCGCGAACCCATCACCGCCGGGTAGTCGATGTCCACGTCATCCGCACGGATCGGACGCAGGTGATGACCCGTCGGAAGGTCGACCCGCTCGGGATGCTCGAAGCCGTCAGGAAGCCAACTCATGGGGGTGAGCTTATGGCTCCTTGTGATTAGAAGTTCGGAAAAGGGGGGATCAGGGGCGTCATGGAACGGGAGATTCCAGACGGACCGGCCACGAGCCCGGCAGGGCATTACCTCGCGATGCTGAGAGCAGCGCGGGACTTCGGGCTCGAGCCTTCAGAGATACAGGCGATCGTTCAGCGCTATCCGATGCCGAAGCCCTCAGAGGGCCTCGTGGACGCGCTGGCCGAGGCCATCCTGTCGCGCGGCTGGTCCTTCTAACTCAGCTCGCGTGTAACACGACGACCAGCCCGCCCAGGATCCCGGCGAGGCCGATCAGCTGACCCACGCCGAGGCGCAGGTGGGCGCCGCTGCGCTTGCCGAAATGCACCGCGCGCCGCATCAGAGGCCAGCGCTTGGGCGCGGGTGGAGGCACGTCGCCCTCGGTGATGATCTCCATGTACGGGCGCGACAGTGCGAAGAATGCGATCCCGATGAGGATGAGGCCGATTCCTTTCGCCATGTGCCACGTCGTACCCGGTTTTCGCCGCTAGGCTTCCACCTGGACCGTGCTAGGCGGGGAGGTAGCGGTGCCCTGCACTCGCAATCCGCTCTAGCGAGGCTGAATCCCCGTCATGAGGGGTTGAGCCTTCGGGGTCAGTACGCCGGTGGATGGCGTTGATGGCCAGGTCCCGTGCGGTGGACGGCCGTGAACCAGGTCAGGTCCGGGAGGAAGCAGCCTTAAGCGGTACCGCTCATGCGCCACGGGGAAGCCTGGCAGTAGTCACCAACCGGCGGGAACGCCCGGGGACCAACTTCGACGGCGGGTGCACGGTCCATTTTCAACGCTCGAAGTAGTGGCAGAGCGGCGCGGCGTAGACGCTCCACGAGCGGTTTGCGCTCGCCTCTCGCCATCCGGGCGGGACGGTGAGCCGCCGCGGGCGCGGCTCGTGTGGGTCGAGTATCGAGAGCCGCTGCACGCGCACGTTGGCTGGGAGTACGAGCTCGCCCGAGGAAATCACGGGCGATTGCGCCAAGATGCGCCGCGGCTCGAGGTGGTGCCAGTAGGCGAGCAGGGGCACGAGCCGGTGGTCCGGCACGTAGATCGGGCGGCAGCCGGGGAGAGCCAGCGCGCGGAGGTCGGCCTGCACCTCGGCTCGCGCGCGTACGTCGGTGCGCAGCGATGTGAGCCGGTCCACCTGCTGCAGGCCGAAGAAGACGAGGATGGCCACGAGCGCGGCGGAGCCGATCAGGCGCCACGCCCGGTGGGCCGGCACCGTCAGCCAGCCCAGGCAGCCCACCGCGGCGAACAGCGCGGCCATCACCCCTGCGAGAAACAGGTAGCGCCCGAGCAGCGACAGCCCGGCCACCGCGAGCACCGCGAAGGCCAAGCCGTTGAGCGCGGCCACGGCCAGGGGGAGCGCGACGCGCCGCGGATACGCCGCGAGGCCGAACACCACACCGATCACCGCCGCGATCAGCTCCGGCAGCCGCACGATCTCTCCGATCCGCCGCGGCGCGGTCTTCACCGCGTTCAGCAGGCCCGTCTGGCGCCCGAGCGCGGACGCCAGATCGTGCGTTCCGTGCAGCGACCAGAGGAAGTCTCCGGAAATTGCGAGATCGCTGAGTCCCCACGCGAGCGGCGGCCCGAGCACGAGCACCACGAGGAGAGCTCGCTCCGGCGGGGTCCGGGCCGGCCAGAGCCAGAGCCAGTACGCGCCCGCGTACAGCCACGCCTCCGGGCGAAGCAGTCCGGCGAGCGCGAGCAGTGCCAGCACCGGCGCGCCACGCCGCGGCTGGCGCGCCTCGAGCACCGCCGCCCACACCACCAGCGCGATGGCCACGATGTCCACATAGCCGCGGATGCCGTAGTTGAGAATCGGCACGCGGGTGGCCACGATCAGCGCCGCCAGTGCCCCCACCGGCCGGTTGAAAAGCTGCTCTCCGAGCCGGAACATGCCCACCACCAGGGCGCCGAGCGCGGCGATCACAACCGCGAGCATCGCGGCCTCCCCGGCACTGCCGAGGAGCGACGCCCCCTCGCCCGCGAGCTCCGCCAGCGGATGCGGCGTGGGCGCCACCAGCACGCGGTAATCGGGCGTGTGCCCGTGGGCCAGGTCGCGGCCCCAGAGCAGCGCGTAGAAGGTGTCGTAGTTAAGGAACGTCCGCCCGAAGAAGGCGAAGATTGCGAGCCCGATCAGGCCCGATGCGACGGCGTCGAAGAGGGGTCTCCGCCGCGCCATCGCGACCAAGGTACCGATCTGATCCTGTGTCTAGGATGAATCCGCCGATGCTTTCCCTCTATCGCCGCCACCGTCCCCGCACGTTCGATGACGTGGTGGGGCAGGAGCACATCGTTCGCACCCTGCGGAACGCCATCGAGCTCGACAAGGTTCATCACGCGTATCTGTTCGTCGGGTCGCGCGGCACCGGCAAGACCAGCATGGCCAAGCTGCTCGCCTGCGCGCTCAACGCCCAGGGCGGCCCGCGTTCGGACTTCTCGCCGGACGATCCCGCCTGCCAGGCGATCGCGCGCGGCACGTCGCTCGACGTGGTGGAGATGGACGCCGCCTCGCACAACGGCGTGGACGACATCCGTGAGCTGCGTGAGAACGTGGCGCTGGCGCCGATGGGCGGCGGCAAGCGCGTGTACATCCTCGACGAGGCGCACATGCTCTCCACCGCTGCGTGGAACGCCTTCCTCAAGACGCTCGAGGAGCCGCCGTCGCACGTGGTGTTCGTGCTCGCCACCACCGAGGCGCACAAGGTGCCGGCCACGATCGTGGACCGCTGCCACCGCTTCGACTTCCACCGCCCATCCCTCCAGCAGATCGCGGGCGTGCTCCGCAAGGTCGCCGCCGAGGAGGGGATCGAGGTGCCGGACGCCGCCATCACCATGATCGCCCGCTCCGCCACCGGCAGCTTCCGCGACGCGCTCGGCACGCTCGAGCAGCTCGTCACCTACGGCGGCAAGGAGGTCAATCTCGACGATGTGCTCGAGGTGCTCGGCGTGGCCGACGCCGAGCTCATCCTCGGCGCCGCCGAGGCGCTCGCCGACCATGACGCGGGCGCGGCGCTGATGGCTGTGGAGAAGCTGTCCGCCTCCGGGCGCGACCTCACCCAGTTCATGCGCGAGCTGGCCGCGCACCTGCGCCACCTCTTCGTCGTGCAGACGCTCGGCGAGGTGCCCGACTCCTTCGCCGTCACCGCCGAGCACACCGACCGGCTTCAGTCACAGGCCGAGCGCATTCCGCAGGCGGAGGTGCTGCGCGCGATCGATCTCCTGGCGGCTGCTCTGAGCGCCGTGAAGGACGGCTCGGACCCGCGCATCCAGCTCGAGATCGCTCTGCTCAAGTCGGCGCAGCCAAAGGCGGATGCGTCGGTGCAGGCGCTGATGGCGCGGATCGATCGCCTGG
Encoded here:
- the dnaX gene encoding DNA polymerase III subunit gamma/tau, whose amino-acid sequence is MLSLYRRHRPRTFDDVVGQEHIVRTLRNAIELDKVHHAYLFVGSRGTGKTSMAKLLACALNAQGGPRSDFSPDDPACQAIARGTSLDVVEMDAASHNGVDDIRELRENVALAPMGGGKRVYILDEAHMLSTAAWNAFLKTLEEPPSHVVFVLATTEAHKVPATIVDRCHRFDFHRPSLQQIAGVLRKVAAEEGIEVPDAAITMIARSATGSFRDALGTLEQLVTYGGKEVNLDDVLEVLGVADAELILGAAEALADHDAGAALMAVEKLSASGRDLTQFMRELAAHLRHLFVVQTLGEVPDSFAVTAEHTDRLQSQAERIPQAEVLRAIDLLAAALSAVKDGSDPRIQLEIALLKSAQPKADASVQALMARIDRLEQALGGRAPAPAPAAPPARESKPDPAPAPPEPPRAAVRPEAATAAVASTAVAEPEPEPVAAMSVDLQHLQSLWPAAVEAVREENAMVGALLADARPAELEGNCLTVAFAEGATFSKKKAENNRALLAKALRDLTGNSLELVYELRDGENGHAGYSEASSSIDEEELLERLKQEFGATEVFDDEGS
- a CDS encoding GNAT family N-acetyltransferase; this translates as MSWLPDGFEHPERVDLPTGHHLRPIRADDVDIDYPAVMGSRERLWEKYGEAWGWPPAHMSHEQDREDLARHAAEMETHESFNYALFDADETALLGCVYIDPPEKPGADAEISWWVVDRLVGSDVERALDDLVPRWIAEDWPLQQPRYVGRDLTWAE